In a genomic window of Brassica rapa cultivar Chiifu-401-42 chromosome A10, CAAS_Brap_v3.01, whole genome shotgun sequence:
- the LOC103843884 gene encoding nifU-like protein 2, chloroplastic: MQSFALNPAAMSVRQTLGLEPSSSSSASRLLSSAQILSSHRAFGLLVRPRYGFRGLSRSQVVKAVATPDPLLEVPLTEENVESVLDEIRPYLMSDGGNVALHEIDGNIVRVKLQGACGSCPSSVMTMKMGIERRLMEKIPEIVAVESVPDEETGLELTEENIEKVLEEIRPYLIGTADGSLELVEIEEPIVKIRITGPAAGVMTVRVAVTQKLREKIPAIAAVQLI, encoded by the exons ATGCAATCGTTTGCGCTAAATCCAGCAGCCATGTCGGTGCGACAAACCCTAGGCCTTGagccttcttcctcttcctcggCCTCTCGTCTTCTTTCTTCTGCTCAG ATTTTGAGCTCTCATCGCGCTTTTGGTCTCCTAGTTAGGCCTCGTTATGGATTTCGAGGTTTATCACGATCTCAAG TTGTAAAGGCAGTGGCAACCCCAGACCCACTCTTGGAAGTACCCCTTACTGAGGAAAATGTAGAGAGCGTTCTGGACGAAATCAGACCATACCTCATGTCTGATGGTGGTAATGTGGCGTTACATGAGATCGATGGAAATATTGTGCGAGTCAAATTGCAGGGAGCTTGCGGGTCATGCCCAAGTTCTGTTATGACTATGAAGATGGGTATTGAGCGTCGCCTTATGGAAAAGATACCTGAAATAGTGGCTGTTGAATCAGTTCCAGATGAAGAGACTGGCCTTGAACTCACTGAAGAAAACATTGAAAAG gTGCTGGAAGAAATCAGGCCTTACTTGATTGGAACAGCAGATGGGTCGCTTGAGCTGGTGGAGATCGAAGAGCCGATCGTGAAGATAAGAATCACAGGACCTGCTGCTGGAGTCATGACAGTACGAGTAGCAGTAACTCAGAAACTCAGAGAGAAAATTCCTGCAATTGCAGCTGTTCAACTTATATAA